A stretch of Rhinoderma darwinii isolate aRhiDar2 unplaced genomic scaffold, aRhiDar2.hap1 Scaffold_1616, whole genome shotgun sequence DNA encodes these proteins:
- the LOC142699728 gene encoding uncharacterized protein LOC142699728, translating to MEQVNIPAGNVSSNTAAVFTEEDIERILSGAEGDVSFLSVPSITDIKRNLEFESRRLINVELHLLTLGQYYRNNMIPRGMRILLKPTMHMQHEEFRNKNEQLASKYALETILLNMDFLQRDLRSLRVKVQDLENTLKTLVQTDDFNVHMEKLRMTLNKVRMDIEETKKKKWFRDQTDYSMGRVYTWDNSLNYADGAFRRDNKRSNEPAFNKSDSRNQFHTKKYPPSNNEDFLDSSPLDKSKRRKPDEQVVGEAEEGRTRFQKSTHQKGQKPVQDSTKRTLPKPQ from the exons ATGGAGCAGGTCAATATACCTGCTGGGAATGTTTCATCCAATACTGCTGCTGTTTTTACTGAAGAGGACATTGAAAGAATCCTGAGTGGAGCGGAGGGTGATGTGTCATTTTTAAGTGTTCCTTCTATTACTGACATCAAGAGAAATCTGGAATTTGAGTCACGACGTCTGATTAATGTTGAATTACATCTACTCACATTGGGACAATACTATAGAAACAACATGATCCCACGGGGGATGAGAATTTTACTTAAACCAACGATGCATATGCAACACGAAGAGTTCAGGAATAAAAATGAGCAACTCGCAAGCAAATATGCCTTGGAAACCATATTACTTAATATGGATTTTTTGCAGAGAGATCTGAGATCTTTAAGGGTGAAAGTACAAGATTTGGAGAACACACTCAAAACGTTGGTGCAAACTGATGATTTTAATGTACACATGGAGAAATTACGTATGACGCTCAATAAAGTGAGGATGGATATAGAAGAAACCAAAAAGAAGAAATGGTTCCGtgatcaaacagattattctATGGGACGTGTTTACACTTGGGACAATTCTCTCAATTATGCTGATGGAGCCTTTAGACGTGACAACAAAAGAAGCAATGAACCGGCTTTCAATAAAAGCGATTCCCGTAATCAATTCCATACTAAGAAATATCCTCCAAGTAATAATGaagattttttagattccagcccactggacaaatcaaaaagaagaaaaccagacgagcaggtcgtaggagaagcagaggaaggaagaacccgtttTCAAAAATCTACTCATCAGAAAGGGCAGAAACCGGTGCAGGACAGCACCAAGAGGACTCTGCCCAAAccacagtg a
- the LOC142699727 gene encoding uncharacterized protein LOC142699727 — MEQVNIPAGNVSSNTAAVFTEEDIERILSGAEGDVSFLSVPSITDIKRNLEFESRRLINVELHLLTLGQYYRNNMIPRGMRILLKPTMHMQHEEFRNKNEQLASKYALETILLNMDFLQRDLRSLRVKVQDLENTLKTLVQTDDFNVHMEKLRMTLNKVRMDIEETKKKKWFRDQTDYSMGRVYTWDNSLNYADGAFRRDNKRSNEPAFNKSDSRNQFHTKKYPPSNNEDFLDSSPLDKSKRRKPDEQVVGEAEEGRTRFQKSTHQKGQKPVQDSTKRTLPKPQ, encoded by the coding sequence ATGGAGCAGGTCAATATACCTGCTGGGAATGTTTCATCCAATACTGCTGCTGTTTTTACTGAAGAGGACATTGAAAGAATCCTGAGTGGAGCGGAGGGTGATGTGTCATTTTTAAGTGTTCCTTCTATTACTGACATCAAGAGAAATCTGGAATTTGAGTCACGACGTCTGATTAATGTTGAATTACATCTACTCACATTGGGACAATACTATAGAAACAACATGATCCCACGGGGGATGAGAATTTTACTTAAACCAACGATGCATATGCAACACGAAGAGTTCAGGAATAAAAATGAGCAACTCGCAAGCAAATATGCCTTGGAAACCATATTACTTAATATGGATTTTTTGCAGAGAGATCTGAGATCTTTAAGGGTGAAAGTACAAGATTTGGAGAACACACTCAAAACGTTGGTGCAAACTGATGATTTTAATGTACACATGGAGAAATTACGTATGACGCTCAATAAAGTGAGGATGGATATAGAAGAAACCAAAAAGAAGAAATGGTTCCGtgatcaaacagattattctATGGGACGTGTTTACACTTGGGACAATTCTCTCAATTATGCTGATGGAGCCTTTAGACGTGACAACAAAAGAAGCAATGAACCGGCTTTCAATAAAAGCGATTCCCGTAATCAATTCCATACTAAGAAATATCCTCCAAGTAATAATGaagattttttagattccagcccactggacaaatcaaaaagaagaaaaccagacgagcaggtcgtaggagaagcagaggaaggaagaacccgtttTCAAAAATCTACTCATCAGAAAGGGCAGAAACCGGTGCAGGACAGCACCAAGAGGACTCTGCCCAAAccacagtg